Part of the Pan paniscus chromosome 3, NHGRI_mPanPan1-v2.0_pri, whole genome shotgun sequence genome is shown below.
tgagctccttatatattctggttattaattccttgtaaGATGtgtagtttccaaatattttctttcattctgtgggttgtaacttcactttgttgattgttcaCTTTACTGTGCTGAAGCTTTTTAAATTGATGTGATgtcatttctctatttttgctttggttgcctatgcttttgaggtcttacacaaaaactattttcccagaccaatgtcctggaacATTTCCCCATGCTTTCTGCTGGTAGTTTCATGtttcagatttaagtctttaatctactttcatttgatttttgtgcATGGTGAGAGAGGATCTAGTTTCATGTTCTGAATATGGGTGTCTGGTTTTCccacaacatttattgaagaggctgcCCTTTCCTCTACTCTATGTgtttggtgcctttgtcaaaaataagttggctgtaaatgtgtggatttatattTGGGTCCTCTAGtctattccactggtctatgcATCTGTTGTTATGTTTGTACCATGCTGAtttagttactatagctttgtagcatattttgaagtcaggcaatgtagtgccttcagctttgttctttttgctcaggattgctttggctcttcagggtcttttgtggttccacataaattttaggatttaaaaaatatctgtctgtgaagaatgtcattggtaatttgatagggattgtattgacTCTATaagttgctttgggtagtattatattaacaatattaattcttcaaatccatgagcataaaacattttcaatttttttttgtttttccaatttctttcatcagtgttttacactTTCCTTGTGTAGATCTTTTACTTTGGTTAAATTGACTCCTGGTAATTTGTAGCGAttagaaatgggattgctttcttgatttcttttagaTTGTTCCCTGGTGGCATACATAAATGCTACTCATTATTGTTATGTTgaatttgtatcctgcaactttgtgaatttttgcatttgtcgtaatcattttttttttttttggtgaagtctttaggtttttctaagtgTAAAGCCATGTCAATTATGaacaaggctaatttgacttcttcctttccaatctgaatgccatttatttctttctctttcctaattTCTGTGTCCAGGACTTCCAGTAGTAtgctgaataaaagtggtgaaaatgggcatccttgtttaGTTCCAAatcttaaaggaaaggctttcagtttttccttattcagtatgatgttcactgtggctttgtcatacaaggcctttattattttgaggtatgcttCTTCTATATGcagtttgttgaaggtttttatcataaagggatgttaaattttattaagtGTTTTTTCAGCATAtactgaaatgatcatatagtgTTTTTTCAGCATAtactgaaatgatcatatagtgTTTTTTCTTGGCCTTGTTAATGTGATCTataatgtttattgatttgcatatgttgagccacacttgcatccctgggatgaaactcacttggtcatggtgaatgatctttcaaatgtgttgttgaatttggtttgctggtattttgttgaggatttttgcatctatgttcataagagatattgttctgtagttttcttttttgttatttccttgtctggttttggtattgggtaatgctggccttatagaaagaatgagttagaaaaaaaattcgGATGCCAGCTTAAGATGAAAGCATGTATTCTTTTATCTAGTGAGTATTTACTACAATATATATTAGATTCCCAGTAATCAACTGCATTTGAACTTTAAGAATATAAATTACAAACACGAGTTTATTTGCTTTAACTCTTtaataagtagaaagaaaatattttggacaAGAGCTGTATTTTACTCAATTTCATGATCCTAGGACTTAACCTAATTACTCACATGTAGAAaaatcctgaatacaacacaGTATTGGTTCAAAGACCAGTGATATGCCCTACTGACTTGgaaataatatgttaaaataaCATAGGCATGTCTATAACAAATTTACTATTACTAACACAGCATGATGGTTATCATGAGTTGGGATTTGTTGTAATTTCATGGTGAGTAAATAGACTTTTGGATTTTCTTAAAGATTCttaattttgaaacatattttaaaaatactgctaTATTCTATGTAATGTCTTTTACACACGTCAGAGCAAATGGCTATAAATTAGATAAATGCTTTACGGCAGTCCCTCAGGGTCTCTTAGAATGAGGTTCTAAATATTTCCTGGCTAGACTGCCTTTGCATTTTACCCAAAGTTTATCTTATATTTaatcttgtcatttttttcttcaaataatgttAATGTCTCAATATTTTCTGATGTATGTTTAAAGatctgtttataattttttaattaatagaaacCTTATCCAGAATGTTCAACATCGACACTTTGACCCAGTTCAGCTTATAATACAGAAGTTCAATAGTAGAtcttagaaaacattttcaaccatttttaaaatatgatttttgacCTAAGTGCAACTGAAACACAAGTCAATAAAAACAGCTGTAACTCAGTAAATAAAGGCAGTGGTTACAGATTAAACTACTTATGGACCATTGAAGCTAGCTCATCCAGTTATGATGAAATATTGATTCCTTACTATTGTGGCAAATAGAAGCTGGAATATGTATTGTCTAGGTGTTAAAACTATTTTTAGTTTATCTATCTTTAGGACTAAGTCAATTGAAAAGTTATGAGCCCCAACCAGTTTAAGTCACTTTTTCTATAGAAGTAGAggagggaggctgggcacggtggctcacacctgtaatcccagcactttgggaggccgaggtgtgtggatcacttgaggtcaggagttcaaaaccagcccacatggtgaaaccctgtctctactaaaaatgcaaaatagccgggtgtggtggcatgtgcctgtaatcccagctactcgggaggctgaggcaggagaactgcttgaacccgggaggtggaggttgcagtgagctgaggtcgtgccactgcactccagcctggcaacagagcaagactccgtctcaaaaaaaaaaaaaaaaaagaagtataggaGGGAGTTCTTTGTGGCACCACCGGGCATGAAGCTAAACTAGTAAAATTCTAACATATGTCACTTTGTTGTTAGAAAGcttttatataacaaaataaCTTGTAGTTATAAAATACTGCTTTTAGAACAAAAATGTGGATAACTCATTATCAAACTactcctatttttttcctttgtaaacaTGATTTTTAGGTATTTCTGTAATGATATTTTCTTGCCTCGGTTCCTAGCACCATAATTTCCCTTTTCCCCCATGTTTTTATGTCATCACAAGCTCCATATCTTTTTCTGCCAAATTTATTACCTCCTATATTCCATCTataccgaaaaaaaaaaacacgctcAAGGGAAGATTATTTTCCCTTCTTGGTTTTGCTCTTTTCCAGAATggatttttcatctttatttgaccatactttttcctttctttatttcattccttATGGAATTTTTGTCTGCTTCTCACTTCACttcatttcttaaatgtttaacGTGGAGAGCTCTTTTATTTTGTAACATAATGTGAATAAAGCTtcctttatttcatatattttacttctattttttctttctgatctgataattatatttctttttcttattttgatataCACAGTGTGTTCTTTTCACTTAAGAATATATATCTAGAGGGTTCAAGTGTCCAAGGTGAAGAGCACACCAGGGATCCCCAGGTCTGATTTGATTGCTTCTGGTTCTTGTCATTGTCATGGACTAGGAGCATGGCAGGCAGTCCCCCAGAGTTAGGAGACACATGGTCTATACTGGGTTACTTTGATTCTTGgtctttttgtcttttacttctttggccACACGTTTAATTTTTTATGAGATTggactgtttattttatttattattggcatttttcttatttataaaaaatgaattttgccCAAATTTATCATATTTTAGGGAAGGAGGGATTTTTATTTGACTTAACTTCACTGTCTTAACCAGTAAGTCTCCCTTATTTCTGTTGAAAAGTGATTAAACATGtgtaaaaataatttagcaaGAGCAATTAATTGGTCTGGTGAGAGGAATATTGTGCTGTGCAATGAGGTGGAAAAGATAGCcatcatcttattttttattttatttttaaaactggttcttggctctgtcacccaggcaggagtgcaatggcactatcaccgctgactgcagcctcaacttcctgggctcaggtgatcctcctatctcagcctctgggtagctgtgattacaggtgtgcaccatgcccagataattttttttttttttttgtagagacgtaaTCTTACTATGTtaccccggctggtctcaaactcctgtgctcaagcaattatcttgcttcagcctccgaaagtgctgggattacaagtgtgaggcactgtgcccagcccaccatATTATGTTTACATTTATCTGCTCTCTACTGATAGTTCTTCAGCCCATGACATATATGTTTATGAAGTAGTATTGTTTGAACACTGGCATAAGAATGAAcattaaatgtcttttaaattaaatagaagCTTAAAAGTGGTTAGCAATTGAGGACATATctccaaaaaatatgaaaatcaaagGATTAGAATCTTTAATATATGACGAGTACATTCCAGTGGATGAAATAACATCAAAGGCGATGGACAGACAATTTGGGAATGAGGGAAAAGTGAAAGCCTCCGAGTAACAAGGAGGGGTACTGGGCAGGTTCAGACTCACTCAACATCCAAAAAAGGTATGATATTCATCTAGTCAACTAGCGAAATAATACaatcataaaaacataaaaatcaaaatgaaaaaatcgaaataataaaattttcaacCTAAGAAATTTAAACCGAAATTGATATTCCCAGCCACTGCAAGGCAGagtgggaaaattttccattttggCGAAATCTATTTGGTAAAATCTGCCACTACCACCTGCTGGGCACCAAGGAAGTTcagaaaagaagacacacacTTCCCAGAGAGACTTCTGGGAAGACAGAAAACAAGGTGATTGTTAAAATGGGGGACATTTACTGCAGGTTAGAGAGATGTAATCTAGCCTTTAAAAAGTGTTCAGATACTTTCACATAGCAATTATACTCATAGGGATTTATTACATGGTAAACCTGCAAACAAAGTTTTATGCATTAAGGGCTTTTAATGCACAAATATGTTAATTATTCACAGAGTGAAAAATTATGAACAGATGAAACATTCAACATTTGGAATAACTGCAAACTATGCTGCAGTACAAGTCTACAGAACAGTAAGATATAACCATTAGAaacaatatatatgaaaaagCAGCAAAATGGAGTAATCCACATGCTAGAAggtaaacaataacaaaatttcaAGCATAAGGTTAGCTAATcacttaaaatattcataaactgaACAAAATAACTGAACTAATATGAAGAGTGgtgaaataatgtttttatatatttgcatgtataaGATTCTTTTTTAcaacaaaattcaaataaaatttaaaatataaataaaattataggcaactacttctttttatatttatgatttagttaaattttcctatttttaaaaaatagaaacatttgagATGATGCATAATTTAAAAGATACAAGCCAGTGTAAAGaatcctccctcccctccagcaTCCAGCCACTTCGTTCCTTTTGCTTTGGAGAGAAACACACTCCCCTGCTTCATCAGTTGCTTGTGTAACCTTTCAgagataatttttgcatatttaagcATATATCTGTAATATATGCTAATATTATGTACATATTGGTTAGATATTTGAGCCTGCAGATCTCTTGTAAGAGGACTCAGTGAAGTGCCAAGAGGGATAGACGTGGACTGAGAATACGGAGTTGTTTTAGTTCTACCACTTAGGACAGTCATCAGAATTGCAGGTTCCTTCAGGTTTCAGATTCCTTCCGTGCAGATGAGGGTACTAACCTCTTACCTGCTAGTCTCACAGTACTGATAGATCAAATGAGATGTGGACAGTGGTTCAGAGAAGGTGCTCTGGAGCTGTCCTGCTTGGATTTGCTGCCCTCTACACATTTCCATATGCTGAATAGTTAATAAGAAttaatgttgtttaatttccaaatgttgaaggatttttttctgtcatgCTGAAAAAATCCTATATTGACCTTCTTTGTCCCCCCAGCACTGGGAACATGTTGCTCTGTCTTTTtctggcttaatttttttctgatgaagCAACTACtactatttaaaaatctttcttcctttttatctaTGATTTCAAGATTTTGTCTTtatatctgtattcccagcaatttTTTACATAATCTTTGATGTGGTTTTACTTGTGTTTATACTCAATGACATTCCATGGACTTCTTGGACCTGTAGCTTTATACCATtattaaatgtgtaaatatttctatatatgttaaatattttttctaatttgtatatTCTGCTACGCTAATTCTCAagtatttttatctctttctggAACTTCAGTTATCATGAGTTGCTAATATTAAACTACAGGTCATTTAGGTTTTGCACATTTTTGTTCAGtatttttgtctctctgtgccttatTTTGCACTGTTTGTATTAATATATCAACGTGTCAAGACCTTCTTTTTTCCTGCAATATCTATTTGGTATTCATTTTatgtaaactttttatttcagCTATTATATTTTTCATCCCAGCAGATCTCATGATTTTTTAATAtctctttttaatcttttcatttgttcatgttttcctttaagtctttaaaaatgagttttagaAAAATTCTTGTTTACTAATTCCTCATCTTGTCATTTCcagatttgtttttgttaaatatttttgaaaaggtaGCCATATTGTCCTGTTTCCCTGGATGACTGATAATTATTGACCGGATGCTAGACATTATGGAATTTACATTGTTGAGTGgttgttgagtttttaaaaaagagttttggATAAGTTATAAAGATGTAAGTTACTTGCAGTTACCTAGgctgttttttcattttgttttgtaatgttttgtttttaattgaagacTAAGTCTGGAATAGTCTCTAGAACTAAGTCAGCTCCACAGCTAAAACGTGATGTGTCTAGGGTCTCCACGTCAGCCAGAGACTTTCAGCAGGGCACCTTTCCAGCAGGTGAGAAATGGAATGATTCCCATTCCTAATGCGAGTCTTCCCAATGGTTCATCTTGAGCTTCTAGGTAATTGTACTTTTCTTgcagtaactttttatttttttcaaatttcgtTGGATTTTATCCCAAGCCTGTACAGATTGATATTCAGGTAACCAATCAAAGACTTGAGAAGACCCCCATAGAGTGATCTAGGAGTCTTTCTGTATTtagcttccttccttttgttttctggTCCTAGGCCCCATACATTTTAGCCTTGGACCCCTGAGCCTTGGACCCCTGCCTCTGTAATTTAGCAAATCTGCTGGACTGTTCTTGAACTGACCCTCCCCATGCTGCAATCTGGAAATAGTGTCCAGGCAAAAAAGCTTGCTTGATTGTTGAGACCACCTTGCTTGCTTTCCTTCAATTAGTCAGTAGCCTTGTGTTGCTCATTGTCCATGTCTAAAAACTgttgttttatagattttatcccattctattgttattattctttttcctAATAAGAGAAAATTTTCCAGCAATTGTTTCTTCAAGGGCAACTCCTATTGCCTGAATTTAAACCCTGACTTCGCCATTTAGGAAGTGCATGGCCTGGGACAAAGTATTTAACTTCtcgcctccatttcctcatctataaaaggggATACATAATAGTACTTAACCTGACAAGATCATTGTGatgtttaaatgagataatatatgcaaataGCTTATAAAATGTCTTGCATATTGCAAGCTCTGTGGGAGACAATAATTGAAGCTTCAATGGTGAACAAATACAGACACTGTCAAAACCAACATGGAACACAGAGGCTGGGGAGATAGCGACATTAATTACATAGTTGTACAAAAAACTGCCTATGTGGACAGTGCTATAGAGAAGTACCTTGTGCTATtagcaatcattttttaaaaagagtcccTAACGAATTGGTACTTGAGGTGAAATTCCTGACAAATTGACATTTGAGGTAAAATTTGATATAACAAATTACCTTGATTCTCCCATTCTTTAAAACGGGTTACTATAAATCACATTGTCTGTATTGGATTTCAGTGGGCTATACCCTATGGTTTGAGAATTACTTTcagtttaataaaatagaaaatataaagttttcttcttaaaatgtatGTTTCCTCAACACACTTGGATTATATGAACTGTAAAATATCTACATTCCAACAGTATTCAatgcttcagttttttttttctctctctgttttttggtCTAAAAAAGTCAACCTGGCAGTTATATTGTGTACTTTGTTTCCTGGTTAGCTAAGtgtatttattatcttttgaaatgatcatatgcctttttctctcatttaaaaattttaatgtgaaacattactttgatatatttttctgatgttcaatttttcttatgtttctgaAATATAATCTACTTAGTCAGTGAATTCTTTCCTACATTCCTGAGTTATAGATACTAATAGTTTAGCTCTTAAATGAGACTTACTTGTAAATTGTTCTTCAATTGCTTTTCCCCAGTTTTAATACAGAGGCTTAGTCTGATAACACTTTTATTCTTTAACAGTTTTTAAGATATAAAGATTATGGTTTGTTTAAATTgaggaaaaaataagtttttttaggGAATAGGAGTTAAATCATTGTTTTAATGAGAGTTGTTTCCttatttaggttttctgtttttataaatcaaTTAGGGAAATTGATGTTTTCTAGAAAGTGTTATTGttaactgaaattttaaagttTACTGGCATCTGCActcataatattttcttatagtttaAAGAAAtctattgtttgtggtttttgTATTCTGATTCAAATTAttcgtgtctttttttttccttaggcagTCTTTGTAGAAGTTTGTCTACTTTATAAGCAATTCCAAAGATACAGCGGTACTTCTGTTAATTTTCACCTTTAATCAACAGCATACATTGATGATAGACACTATGTATGCCAAGATAATTTAATAATGGAGGAGGTAATAAGATgtctatttattcatattttatgccCTTCTTTATAATTAAAggaaattatatttatgtttatgcaTTGGTGAAATTGATTTGTTGTTATAAATTAGGTGTAAAATCAATTCTAGAAGATGAATTATGGTGGCATTCCTATAATAAATGATTGTGTAATTCACAGTGATCACTGTGAAGGAAAGTATTCAGATAGCTTCATTATTTTATCACTACCTAGCATGTATAGACTCAGAATGCAGTACCTGTTGGATAGATTGATTGACTGATGATTGACTAATGCATTTTAGAAACTGAGAGACTGTTATTTAAAAGTGAACCATTAATTTTTAGTCTTTGGATGTGGAATGGCAATTAACATGTTGCAGTGTCCCTGAGGTTTTGAGAAAGAGCCTGACTGCCTCCTACTGATCATCTGATCTACTGATCACAGTTTTCCAGGGAAGAGTCAATATGAAGAGAGTGAGAGTGGGAGACAGAGggcagaggagaaagaggagaaagctgTTATCTGTGAGTGAAGGCAGATATCTATGTGCATTATCCAATGTTCCTAGGACTGTGCAGTCAAAATTCATGTGAAAGCATGTTGGAAGGATTCAAAAGGCTCGGTGGCTGGACGGAGTCAGGAAGACTCTAAGGTACAGGTACTGAACGTGACAGATTAAAACACCTGGCACCTGGAGGGGAGGACTGGGGAGGTTCTAACATGAGTTGAAAAAGCTAAGCCCTAAAGGGTTTAATTTAGGAGACCGGTGGCGATGTTGTAGTTGAGCAGTGTAACTAGGAAGGCTTTGGTCCAACAGACCTTCGGACTGGATAAATGCTCCTGGGATGATTTAGCCTAGGGGAGGAAGCAGAAAGATAGAGGTTCAAAGATTTTACTTCCTGCTACTGTGGCAACGTGGGATTTGAGAGTCACTGTCATCCAGTGTCACGTGAATAGGGTGAGACGGTGGCCCTTGCtgggccagccccagcccctctgcCCTCCTGCTGCTGTGAGTTGGCTGGCAATTTACAGCTGCCCCCGTTATCCCGAGGGGACCCTCTGGGCTGTGGGACCCTCTGGTCTGCGGGACACTCTGGACTGGGGGACACTCTGGACTGTGGGACCCTCAGGGCTGCGGGACGCTCTGGGCTGCGGGccctcagggctgggggacccTATGGGCTGCGGGACCCTCTGGTCTGCGGGACACTCTGGACTGGGGGACACTCTGGACTGGGGGACCCTCAGGGCTGCGGGACGCTCTGGGCTGTGGGACCTTCAGGGCTGGGGGACCCTCAGGGCTGCAGGACCCTCTGGGCTGCGGGACCCTCTGGACTGGGGGACACTCTGGGCTGCCAGGACCCTCAAGGCTGTGGGACTCTCGGGGCTGCGGGACCCTCGGGACTGGGGGACACTCTGGACTGGGGGACACTCTGGACTGGGGGACCCTCAGGGCTGAGGGACGCTCTGGGCTGCGGGACCCTCTGGACTGGGGGACCCTCTGGACTGGGGGACCCTCAGGGCTGCGGGACCCTCTGGACTGCTGACCCCTcacccacacccagccttttctgCCCCATCCGCCCTCTGCGCATAACCTGGGGGTACAACAGGCTCGCGCTGTGGCTTCAGTTGTGCTTCCGTGTCCCGGGGGCTTCCaactgggtcctgcaggagctgAGACAATCTCCCTGCTTAGCTTTCATCCTCCGGGCGTGTCCTGCTTCTTCCCGAGAGAAGCCTCTAAGATATGACTTGTACAGGAATCatgctctctctcctctctctgtctcccaggctggagtgcaggcgcgatctgggctcactgcagcctccaccccctggctcaggcctcccaccccaacctcccaagtagctgggattacaggtgcgtgtcacccagctaatttctgtattttcttttagagacagggtcttgctatgttgcccaggctggcctggatcTCTGCAGTTCAAGCAATCGGctagtctccgcctcccaaagtgctgggattacaggcatgagccaccttacctggctatttttttgtatttttttgcagagaactcctgggctcaagcaatcctcctgcctcgatcatttgtttttaaatgagcCTGTATTGCCTGTAATTTTCAAGACAGTATAGAGCTTACAGAAAAAGTATGAAAAGTGCaagtgtttatttagatagcaaCTATTGCTTAGCACTCAACATATTTCCTTTATCcgtcttcccttcccccttcctttcctccttcctcctccctccctttcttccttttttcaaaTTAACCTTTAGGCCAGTTGCTGATACTTGGCTGTGGTGTTTGCATAGCTAGCTTGCCTTGATGTAACTGTACATGTAATCAGCGTCTGTCACTTTGATGGAAGTTTCCTAGTTTAGAAACACCTATCTCTGGATTATAATGAAACAACACAGAGGCTAAATAATAAAACCTCAGGGAATCAAGACATGTAAAGcccagaattttaaataaataaggtttATGGAAcactaaaaacaaatatattggaCTTTCCATGGAGAGTACTTTATCGTTGGTTATACTGAAGATAAATGTTAACAACACAAATAACATGCAAATACACACGCTTAGTATGCAAAACATTGATTTTATTTGGCTTGCAGCATTGATGTTGTAATGCTAGCATTCACTGACATTTAATTTGTGGTATAATATTGTCCCAACTGCTGCCTgcctttacactatataatacaaACTATTGTCAAAAGTGTCTTTGAGATGCCTTATGGGGCACTTATTAAATTTATTGCATTTATGGAAAATAGAGCCTCGTGAATACAGAACAAATATAACTTATTTTTGTGTTCTTAAGCAAAACAGCTTAGCAGTACTTTCAGAAATTTTCTTATGCTCCTCATTCCACCACAGGTTTCATCTAGAAAGACTTCTGGCCTTCCTTCCCAATTTCCACCACCGGCAAGGCTCTTCTAAGAGAACTCCttaaaaattactattattactattctttttaataatttcaattttcaatttttctttgctTACAGTAGCCTTAAAATAGCAAATACCATAAGGAGTAAAGATAAAGACTTTGGAAGAAGGAAAGATGCTTTATGTCTCATACCAATCACACTGTGTctcatacaattttttaaatgtactatttACTAAAATTTAGTTCACTAATTTCAAGACAAAttccaaaaaatattatttttaaagaaccagtGAAGTTCACTATTTCAAGGGAAACACTGCCTAGCAGCCTACCTCTATTTCTTACCCAATTTGTCTTTATACATCTATAGCATAATCAATATATTTATGAATGAGGTCTGCTTAAAGTAAGGTAAATGTATATTCTGATTCAGCAGTTATTGAAATTAAATTCCACTAAACAAAGCACTTTTTTACCTGATGCACactttattatg
Proteins encoded:
- the LOC129397701 gene encoding S-antigen protein-like is translated as MTPAPLPSCCCELAGNLQLPPLSRGDPLGCGTLWSAGHSGLGDTLDCGTLRAAGRSGLRALRAGGPYGLRDPLVCGTLWTGGHSGLGDPQGCGTLWAVGPSGLGDPQGCRTLWAAGPSGLGDTLGCQDPQGCGTLGAAGPSGLGDTLDWGTLWTGGPSGLRDALGCGTLWTGGPSGLGDPQGCGTLWTADPSPTPSLFCPIRPLRITWGYNRLALWLQLCFRVPGASNWVLQELRQSPCLAFILRACPASSREKPLRYDLYRNHALSPLSVSQAGVQARSGLTAASTPWLRPPTPTSQVAGITGFI